The following nucleotide sequence is from Drosophila simulans strain w501 chromosome 3L, Prin_Dsim_3.1, whole genome shotgun sequence.
ACGACGACACGAACTAAGATCGCCCCAAAGAACCCAAAAGGTCTTTGTGTGCCGGAATGAAACTGCTCCGAGGCGATCAACGCTTGGAGAGAaacttccgcttccgctggTTCATATAAATTAGAGGAGCTAGTTATCTGGACATGAACGTAGATAATACCATACAGTTTAGGTCGATTTCTCGTTGAGTATATAGGAGATAGTTTTTGCTGCGTAACTTGGGCGACTCCAACTTTGGGCTTAATCAAGGTGCACCCAACCAGACTAGATATCGTGCCAGGTTAGACCATATTGACGGCGCCATCAGCCTCAAAAGTAGGTATGGATATAATATCGCTGCTGCGCACGGCGCCCATAGGCAAAGCTGGACCCTCGGCCTTGGCTTCCGTCGGCCGGTTTCCCTGCTCCTCATCGCTGGAATCACTCGAATCGTCGTCGGGCTCGCTGTAGCTGTTGGTTGAGGTGGATGTGGCCTGAGTTTTCTTCATGTCCGCAATGTCGGTATTGCTCTCTAAGGTCGAGTGCTGGCTGGAGGGTGAGTGGCTGTACTCGGAGGTGTTTTCCTCCTCGTCTGAGACGATGACCACATTGCGCTTGTGGATGGCAATCTTCTGGGAGAGTGGAGCCTTGTAGCTGCGGCGGGGTCGCATGCCACGAGCTATGGGCTGGCGGCCAATGCTAAAATGACAGACAATTCACATTAACCTTACAGCTCAAATTCGAGGCACGAATCTTCCAGACTTACCTTCTTCTCCGCAGTGCGTACTTGTAGTCCGTGGTCTCGCCCTCCTCGTCCGACCAGCTGTCCTGCTCATGCGACTCCCCGTTGGCATTGCCTATCGAACTGACGTTTGGGTTGTCCCCCAGTGGATGCTTCCGCCGTTTGCTATGTGTACTGCTGCATCGACTTAAACACGGACTGTTACCACTCTCCCGCAATTCCAGAGGAGAGGCTCCTCCATTCCCATTATCGGTATTGCTCACGGAGTTCGTGTTTGATTGAATGGACAGGCGGTTTTCATTGATGAATTCGATGACTTTGCGGCCTAGACGTTCCAGGTTTTCGTTGTCACTGCAGCATTCAGTCATGTCCAATCGTTCGTTGCTGTTCATCACATCGTCGATGAGCTGATCGGGACTAGAGCAGGCATCTTGGTAGGTCAGCTCGCTGGTGCTCAGCGAGTTGCCATTCGACGGACAAGCGGGATTCACGGCGCCAGCTGCTGATGAAGTGCTTCCACTTCGAGCCCTCGCCTGAGCTTGGGCAATTTTCTGTACTCTCTGCAGTTGCAGCGGCAGTTGGCGATGATTCGGAACTGGCACATCGATGGGCTGAGATCGAGGAGCCTCTGCGCTTGGACTAATATCCGTTTCACTCACGTCCATGGCATCTGTTTGGGTTTGTCTTTCCACCAGCTGCACCTTTCGGTTCTCCGGTTCGCTCTGGTAACGGCGATCCCTCGTCGGACTGTATTTGGGTGGTGCACCAAAGGATCCAGATGCGTTGCGTCGATGCCGGAAgacctttttgtttttattgggCATGGTGGCGCCAAAGCCGCTACTCGGGATGATATTCGCCAGATACGATTTGGGTTGGCAATTGCTATCCAGCTGGGCATATAGCATACACTTCACAGGGGACTGCAAGAGTTGAgagttgttttaaaaattattcgtACACAAAgaatatttcatattcatttcaaaattatGCGCAATCGGATATGGTTAATCATTTAATAACAGCGATAAGCACTTAAAGATACTACTTTAAAAACTTGCAGTACTATCGCCAACCCTCTTTCTATAAAGTGACCAATATGAGTTCCAGATATAAGCAAGCTTACATATTACTAATGCAAAAGATTATAGcctatttattaaataagcATAAACTTTTCTGTTGCTTATATAGAAAGTAAATATTGTGCTTTTATATTCCCTTAGTGGTTATAAGgttattggtaaaacaagtcTATAGATCTAAGAATTGTATACCTCCGGCGTAGTCTCTGGATCCGGTGTGGTTGATTGTTGCTGAATGGCCGCAGGAGCAGCGTTCAGGCGTCGGCGATAGTGTTGCATTTTCCGGATCGTGTTGCCAAAACGTCTATTGGGTTTGTAGCCACTTCCTGGTAGTTTCCGTTCTCGTCTGAAGGAAACGCAAGGGTTTAATCGAATGAAACTTACTGAGATAAATGCTGCACTTACTCAGCGAtttccttctccttttcctGCAACTGGGACATGCACTCGCTGAGTTCGAAGAAAAGCTGGTTGGTCTTTTGCAACTTATCCTCGTACACCATTCGGATATCCTGGGCATGTCGCCACTCTGCCGTCCGCCGCTTAATCAGATCCTGCTCGTACTTGTGTATGTTGGTGCCATTTTGGGTAATCTCCTTCAAGTGAGATCGCACCTCCTCCTTCCACGACTTTTGCGTCTCAAAATATTGCTTCTCGGTTTTTCTCAGCAGTTCCGGTCCGGCGATGTCCAAGTGCGAGAGTATCTGCCGGAACGATGGCCGATTGCGGGGTTTGCTTTTCCAACAGAGCTTGACCAGCAGCTTAAATCCCTCCGGACAGGTGCTCGGGACAAGCAGCTTGAGCGAGTTGTTGCCCACACCCCAGATTATGGCTGATGAGTCGACATCCTTGTAGGGTATCTCGCAGGTGAGCATTTCCCATAGCACCACACCATACGACCAAATGTCCACCTTCTCGGAGCACGGTTCATTCCTGATCACTTCCGGAGCCATCCAGGCAACTGTACCAGCAAAGCTCATCTTGGTGCTGATCTCGTTCCACTCGCGACTGGTGCCAAAGTCGCTGATCTTCACCACCTCATTTGTACTAATCAGTATGCTAAAAATAAGCAGAGTTTATAATATGCTTTTCGATGGTGTTCCTTTAACTTACTTTGGACTCTTTAGATCTCTGTGTATGATCTTGTGGGAATGCAGATACTGCATGCCCAGGGCGATTTGCTTGGACCAAGAGACCAAGCGGGACGGTAACATGACTTGCTCCTCCTTCAGGATATTCTGCAGTGGCCCATACGGACAGAACTCCATGATGATGCAGAACACCGGTGACTGCGTGCAAACTCCTCTGCAAGGGTAACAAATATTAATCATacagtttttaataataaatccaTAATAAGTACACGTagtactttttatttataattctttatatttgATAAAACGATTCTCCGAATGATtttgcttaaaattattttttcagcTACTAAATTGtggcatttcctttttgatttctcacaaaataaacgaaactaaatataacaaaaaagaTAATGCTGTAGTTCTCCGACTAACAGATACCCGTTATTCAGCTAGTGGGGGGAAAGCGAACacgaaatttcattattttactGGGGTATCTATAGATAATGAGgaataaaagaagaaaacatttaaaaattgtttaaaagtggcCGTTTTGAAGGTGTGAGAATGGGCGTGGCTAAGGGGTTTTTTGGTATACCCATAGAAGTtggcaaagcaaacaataaaccGAAGACAAAACgaaacatttatcaaaagtgtgggcgtggcagggttGCGAGGCTTGTGGGCGTGAGACTGAGAGTGGCATTACgttttttgccaaatcaatagaaatttacaagactaataaaaatatgaaaaaatatcaaaacatttttcaaaagtgtgggcgtggccgttttgggcagtttgtgggcgtggcaacatgggtcaaaaAAATTGCGCTGCTTCTATGCCTCTAtaatctgtatgcttaatctcaaccttctggcttttatagttcctgagacaTCGGcattcatacggacagacggacatgatcaagaataaatatactttatatgaccggaaacgcttctttctgcctgttacattcATTTAAACGATTCtaatatacccttttactctacgagtaacgggtataataacTGTTACTCATTTGCAAACTAAAAACGCGACTTTgcactttttattgtttatttgtaaaacatttgttttattttctgtctATGAATGGATATTATACTCTCGTACTCACTTGAACTTAATAATGTTCTCATGATCGAGCTTCCTGAGATGCTTGATGTCCGTTTCCTTCAGCTCCTTCACCTTCTTGACCGCCACAGTCTCGTTCTTTAGCCTGCCACTGAAGACGGCTCCCTGTGCTCCGCTACCCAGCCATTCCAACTCGGTGATGGACTCGAACGGAATCTGCCAGTCCTCGCTCCGCTGACTCTTCACCTCGATCACGCCCGTCTTCCCGATGAACGAGAGCACGGGCTTCATGCACCCGAGCAGTCCGTACATCCAGCCAATGGGCTTGTCCGGATGCCCGAATGCCGCCGCTGCTCCTCCCACGTGAGGTGGCCAGCGCTGTTGGCACGTGTTTTCCGCACTGCTGTCCGTGATCTCCGCATAGTTGTTGTGATGCTGCAGGCGGGGCGGAGAGTCCAGGTCGGATGACTTGAAGGGCAGGTCTGTGGCGGCGATGCCTAGGTGACCGAACTCATCCTGCAGGCAAGCCATGCTGTGAATAAATGAAAGTATATAGATGAGTATACAAAATCCATAGGAAatcatatatgcatataaacaGAAGGTATAGATTCTAAACATGAGAGGTGGAAGTAATAATATGCGGCCTAAATCTGAAGTACATATAACAACTAATCTAGACAGTGATCACAGTTCAAACAAACCATTTCCATCTCTAATTAGTTCTATTGATGTTTATTAAACACTAAAAACTAcctatacatacattgcttaTCTAAGCTTGCTCTgtatttcataatatttaaaacattttcttacTAATGAAAAGCGGTTCCAAAGTCTAGTTTAGCTTTCTAAAGAAGtaatgtttaataattaattacatacAAATGATACACTGAAATCACCCATGCACATTTAGCTCTAATTAGAGGATAAATAGCTAAAATTGTCAGGATTGTGCTGAATTCTCAGCAAGTCGAAAGCTTGTAGTTTACGCAACCTATAAGTCAGTGTATATAGTATTATTCTATTACTATTTGTATTAAAAAGCATCAAATCATTCCATTAACAAATTGTTTGAGAGGCTTGTAGTTTTTTagtgaataaataaagagtGCTTTGGTAACAGTgattgggttttttgttttaagtcTTTATCACTCAATTATACATATTGGCGCCAATATTATCAACCGAGATATTTTCCTCAGGTTATCTATCAATCAAAAGTTTGCTAAAAATGGGACGATTACGCATACCCTTTAAATAGTATTTGCTTATCGTAACATTGGTGATAAAAACATAGCCCAGCATCATCACTCCATCTGAAGAGAACGTCGCAAAAGCCATAGTTTATTGTTAGTAAATCAATCGTTCGTATGATAATCAAAGTGCGTTTTCGCGATTTCTATGTTTACACACGCCATAATAATCACTTTTCGTGCTGACACAGTGAACGGGCAAAAAAAAGCGAACTTTGATAAAAGCAAGCccgagcaaataaatattaggaAAGTGATCGCTCGAATTTCAGTTCTTCGCGCACCCATACGTATGAAAAAAGCCTTCCTGTTGGAATTCGTGTTTGCTTTTCTGTCCGATAAGATAAACGAACACAGGATGATAGATAAGGGAAGGGGTGGAGTACAGGGAAGTGCAAATGTGCGGCAGCAGGTGAAAAAACATTTATCATTTATCACTGCCAGAATGGCAATAAAGAGCACAACAACTTTGAGTAGAAAGTCTGATAGACGAAATCACCTGCCACACACCTACACCAATGCACCCACACTTACACACAtgtgcatatgtgtatgtatgtatttaggCCTGTCTTCTGTTTTTCTCGGATCGTATTCGTTATTTGCATTACTACTGTAGACTTGGTTTGATTGAAATGATTTggcaaatacatatatccacGTTTATTGTGAGTTTTAGAATATGTGGCTTCTTCATAAACATGAACCCAATTCTATACATtatcaaaattaaaagaaaaagaggcgttgattatattgttttgtgcataaaaaatgtacttCGAGATTATAGCCATAGGGGTTTTCCATACTCTTATAGTGACTAAACttgtgttttatatttaaaaatgttcttgTAAATTATCATGAGAAACTAACGAAATTAAAAGCATACTCAAATGACAAGAATGTTACTGTTCTTAAGTCGAAtctaaaaaaacatatatatttctctATTTATGTTGAATATTCGCTTGTTTGTAACGCTAAAAAGGATGCATAATAAAGGTCCTAGCAATTATCTGCATACGTGTAGCTTTTTTACCATGCGATTTTTGGGGATAAATAAGAATAACAGTCCCTTTGTAAGTATTTGTTAGTGTCTTTATTACTTTCTCCCATGCCAATACACCATATAAACACTAATTTATCATGGTTCGAAGGGGCTACGTTGATCTCTGAGTAAGTCAGCAAGTTTTCCAACACTGATAATTCTGGTTGGCTCTTAGGAGAAATGTGGATTTAAGTCGAGATCTTATCGCTGCCTATTAAAGATTCTTCAAATACAAATCATAATTTGATAACCGCTTAGCTTTTATCTTCGCTTTTCGGGTACAAAGATTTTATGGAGTAAATCATGGTGAATTCACCCCTACCTGTTGTACCTGTTGATctttggaaaacaaaaatcacaCGCGCATTAGTGTACCGTTGTCTGTTTTTTTCGACAATATAGCCGTCCTGCTCGCACGCGGTTAGCGGCACCCGCCGTGCAAATGTCAAAAACCTTtcgtttatttatgaatttgtgAAAAAGCATTAATTTCCGTCCCCAAATGTTCTGTTGCGAGCTGCGGCCAAGCACGTTTTGACCTTTGGCGTGTGGTTCATAGAACGCGGATATTTGGCGGCGTCTCcgcatttcttttctttcatttctgCATGGGTCAGCGGTGAATCTGTGAGATTCTGTGACTCAGTGCATCTTGAGATACTTTCGGGTGCGTGTATTTTACCTTTTTTCTTTGGTGATGATCATGTCGGGCGGGTCATTGTGGCTAAAGAACGGTATGGTGTAGACCATGGtttatttgttattgtcaCTTTTTTGGTTCGCTTTCGTAATTAGTTGTCGCGCACTAagaaattcattcattcatgcgACCACCAGACTGCATTAATGCAAAATTTTACGCTCGCTTTTCGCCAGcagttttgctttttttgtttttacgcactgggccaacaacaaaagttGGCTAACTTTTGATTGTGAGTTCGTGCCAAGCACCAGCAGCCAccgaaaaaacaacaacaatcgctTTTTGTCGTCCgatgtataataataaaaaaaaagtgacgTCAAGGTAAGTTGGTATCGCTTTTTGTTGCTATTAATTACAAGAAAAAAGAGACGAACGCGACGCGTAACACTTTCGTTGGCGGTTTTTCAAGACTGTTGCTTATTGGTTGGGTTTGGGgggaaaaaatgtaataatttcaCGTATTTCGCACAACTGCGTCACACCAACACACAGACAACGGCTGCAAACTGATTTGGCGATAAGcccgcttttgtttttgttgtcgcACAAACACACGGACGCAATTTAAGGCAGGCTTGCGAATTTCAAGCGCAAAGAGCGACCGCCAGAAGCGATTGATTTTCGCCAACTAAATCGCGACTCGTAGCGTGAGCATAACGGTCTAGCTCCACATTATCAGTATCAGTTCGGATGGGGCTCTCTCTGCTCCTCTCTCTCCCACTCCGCTCTCATCTGCTCTTATCACCcggcgttgttgttgtcagACTGACCGCATTCCCCAGCGCCTGTACGACTGGCCAGCCATCTCGAGGTCTCCCCAGGCCAGGCTGCCATCTGGTCACACTCAAAACCAGTTTCCATGGTGGGGAACACATGATCAAATCTcacacacatccacacatATACATTTACAGGTGGTCGTGCTGTGGGTGTGAGTGCGCGAATAGGAAGTTTTTTGGCTGCGCCCCCCTGCAAATTGTATCCCTCAACTTATTTTACAGTGGATACTGCCTATGTGGGAATTTCCGTGTGCACGTTATCTCTATTTCCTCAGTAATATTATAATCAATCACAATTACAAATGAAGACCTATTAAATATTAGTATTTCGTTATTTGAAGAAGGGAACCCCTTTTATCTGCTTATCTATTAAATGAAGTTTTGCAGTGTTTTAGTAGaagtgtgtacatatgtaagaACGGCTTTTTTTTGTCATTGTTGTGCTCTATTAATATCTACTGTGataactttttattatttcaccACAAGCTTTTTTGCTTTGCACGTGCttcttattgtttttataGCGCATTGGGGGGTTTTTTGCATCGATTTCTAATCACTTAATGAGACCAAACAGTTTCAACTAGGAAATTAAAGCTGACGCTTCCTAATTGGGAAATAGAATCCTGTATCTATCAGATAAAGTtagcatttttattgttacTCAATTTGAGATTTGTTTGGCTGCTGATCGTTTAACCTGCTAAATACTTTCGAGTATTCAGTTGCTTGCGAATTACATAAAAACTTGTATACAGTGTGCCGTGAAGGTCGATTACCCCGCTTAATTAAGCACGATTCGGCGGCATATTCttgaaatattaatgaaaatttcaagccgattttgtttcttttacTTAAACACGACGAGTTTTTAAGGTTTTAATGGCTGgaagtatttattttggaggttgccttttattttgtattttaagatttaagcAATTATGTGATTACTCCTTAAAAAAAGtttctaaaacaaattttctttaagcaatttaaacaaaaatcgtTCTAAAACTTGTATGAGGTAAAAGGTAAACACTCTTTTTGTCTTTACTATCAAGTACATAATGTCTAATAATAATGCTCACCTCCTTCGCAGATTGTCGGTCTGATCGAGCGACAGGTTGGGGCTGCTGCCGTGGTGTCGCCTCCGTCCGtggagttgttgttgttgccgggaggcggcggtggcgacGTTGACCAGATCATCGCGACTTTTGCTCAGACTGTCGCTGAACGGTTGCATTGTCCAGGATTGGTATGGTATGGGTATGTGTATTGGTGGCTCTATGTTCGATCCTTACGACATTCTGGTCAATCAAGGGGTTGCTATATGGAGATACCACGAACATTAGTATTTTTGGCTGGGGATTCCCTTTTcacacacgcaaacacacacgcgcacattCGCTCGCAATCTCTTATCAATGAATGGCGAAAATCAATAAGAAGCGAAACGACGTCAAACGGCAAAGGGCAAAAGGATATGCGCGCAGgagcgagagcgagacagCAATAGCACCCACGCAAAGGAAGCaatttacacacacaaacacgggAAGAAGAGGGGTCGAATATTGCACTTGCTGCCAATTATTCACTTTGCATTCCGCTTAAATGTGGTTTTCTTTCACTTTCAAACTGCAGGCCGAGCTATTTTTATGATGCCTTTAAAAGGCGAATTGCACAAAAGAATAGGCGCACACACAAGCTCACATACAGGTATTCTTTCTTATTtgtacacagaaaaaaacaagtaGATATCAAATATGCATTTACATATGGTAtcacatttttaaagttgaatggattttcaattatttttaatataaataagaaaatctaCCTCTGTTAAAAAAATCTAcgttttttaaataataatattactctattatgattattttttgtttttatacgAGCATCagtttttcaaaagaaaaacaaatattaaaaatatagcctcttgatattattttttttctgtgtacaACTCCACTTCTtcgttgttcttttttttgtatttaacttggccaaagctagaacataacaaaaacaacaaacataaatgttcccacacacacaccagagTACATTTCTCGCTATTGCTGTCTCGTTCACACCCACCCAATAGGGCCctgccctctcgctcgcaccaGCGACGGAAGCCTTACAGCGCAGCTttgtgctgttgctgcttcttcttcttcctttgctgctgccttttgctcgctctttcgctcttttggccaagaaaatcaatataaaaattcttgtatttgcacatttttcacACACTTTGCACacttttccagcaattttccacTGCGAATCGTAGTGATTGCATTGATTCGTACTTTATTCAGCCATTGGCGAAgaacttttatttgatttcagcTTGAAATGGAACAATTAAAGACTGGTTTTCTGCTCTTCTTGGAGTTCCGCTGCGAAACGCGTTTATTCCGACCAACCGTCCGCACCAAAGGTAGATACAAATCGactaaaaagcaaaaactggCTGCTGGCtctgctttggctttggccgaAACCGAGTTCCAATCCGCTCTCTAGCGCTCTCTCCTGCGGATTTCCTCCCCCAAAACCAGTTTGGAGCGCAGGTTGTGTTCACTGCGCAAGTGTGCGGGAGAGCGCGATTGCGCGGGATGGCCAACCACAAACAGACATCAACTGCCAAGGCACTACTgggtcgttgttgttgctgtcgcctCTCCGATTCTCCccgtttttcttttgctctcCACACTCTACTTGTTAGTGCCAATGAAACTGGATCTGGcttaaaagtttaataaaGCTCTTGTCAGCGACGCGCACGATCGTGTTCAGTGCCTAAAAGCGCTCATGGCAGCTGCTTCTGAGCTTTTGGCAAAATAATGCTGCAAATGATAATAAagtcaaaaataaatgaattaaataaataataattaaataaaaatcaaggaATCTAGATATACACATTTGTGTGTCGTTGAATATTTAAACCTCGGACGCTTTTACCACACTCtttgtatatgtacatatgaacATACTTAGATGTAAATCTCTTTCTAATATTTAGTACTGaatttaagaatactattaGCCACTTTTGGAAACTTTTATCTAAAATGTTGATCGAACATCTGTAGGTTTATTATTAGACCGTTTTTTATACTAgataattcattaattttatttaaaagtcaGCTTCTTCATTAGtgaaacaaatatatgtacatatttttattgaaagaaagtAAAAAACTTAGTGATACTCTTAAAAAGAATTTAGGTTGCCTTTTTTTATCAAACAATGTTATAAAAGCATGAGCTAAGTTACTTAAAGTATGCCTATCCTAATACTTTTTCGCTTTAAATACAaccacatatgtacatatttgtaaatatgatttatttaaattattcttaAATGCAATTAGCTTGCGTAAACATCCTAACTGAAGCTGATAAGAGTCTGTACGTCATAAGCTGGCTATGTAATAAAACTCGGCACGTCATCAAAGAATTGTTATACAAGAACAGAGCTGTGAAAACGGTGTCTCCGGATTTGTGTCGAATCCCATACCCCCTGCCCCTCCGCGTTCGCACAACAGGTAGAgccagaaaatgaaaataacatAGTGC
It contains:
- the LOC6738718 gene encoding mitogen-activated protein kinase kinase kinase 13-A isoform X2, translating into MVYTIPFFSHNDPPDMIITKEKSMACLQDEFGHLGIAATDLPFKSSDLDSPPRLQHHNNYAEITDSSAENTCQQRWPPHVGGAAAAFGHPDKPIGWMYGLLGCMKPVLSFIGKTGVIEVKSQRSEDWQIPFESITELEWLGSGAQGAVFSGRLKNETVAVKKVKELKETDIKHLRKLDHENIIKFKGVCTQSPVFCIIMEFCPYGPLQNILKEEQVMLPSRLVSWSKQIALGMQYLHSHKIIHRDLKSPNILISTNEVVKISDFGTSREWNEISTKMSFAGTVAWMAPEVIRNEPCSEKVDIWSYGVVLWEMLTCEIPYKDVDSSAIIWGVGNNSLKLLVPSTCPEGFKLLVKLCWKSKPRNRPSFRQILSHLDIAGPELLRKTEKQYFETQKSWKEEVRSHLKEITQNGTNIHKYEQDLIKRRTAEWRHAQDIRMVYEDKLQKTNQLFFELSECMSQLQEKEKEIAERERKLPGSGYKPNRRFGNTIRKMQHYRRRLNAAPAAIQQQSTTPDPETTPESPVKCMLYAQLDSNCQPKSYLANIIPSSGFGATMPNKNKKVFRHRRNASGSFGAPPKYSPTRDRRYQSEPENRKVQLVERQTQTDAMDVSETDISPSAEAPRSQPIDVPVPNHRQLPLQLQRVQKIAQAQARARSGSTSSAAGAVNPACPSNGNSLSTSELTYQDACSSPDQLIDDVMNSNERLDMTECCSDNENLERLGRKVIEFINENRLSIQSNTNSVSNTDNGNGGASPLELRESGNSPCLSRCSSTHSKRRKHPLGDNPNVSSIGNANGESHEQDSWSDEEGETTDYKYALRRRSIGRQPIARGMRPRRSYKAPLSQKIAIHKRNVVIVSDEEENTSEYSHSPSSQHSTLESNTDIADMKKTQATSTSTNSYSEPDDDSSDSSDEEQGNRPTEAKAEGPALPMGAVRSSDIISIPTFEADGAVNMV
- the LOC6738718 gene encoding mitogen-activated protein kinase kinase kinase 13-A isoform X1, giving the protein MQPFSDSLSKSRDDLVNVATAASRQQQQLHGRRRHHGSSPNLSLDQTDNLRRSMACLQDEFGHLGIAATDLPFKSSDLDSPPRLQHHNNYAEITDSSAENTCQQRWPPHVGGAAAAFGHPDKPIGWMYGLLGCMKPVLSFIGKTGVIEVKSQRSEDWQIPFESITELEWLGSGAQGAVFSGRLKNETVAVKKVKELKETDIKHLRKLDHENIIKFKGVCTQSPVFCIIMEFCPYGPLQNILKEEQVMLPSRLVSWSKQIALGMQYLHSHKIIHRDLKSPNILISTNEVVKISDFGTSREWNEISTKMSFAGTVAWMAPEVIRNEPCSEKVDIWSYGVVLWEMLTCEIPYKDVDSSAIIWGVGNNSLKLLVPSTCPEGFKLLVKLCWKSKPRNRPSFRQILSHLDIAGPELLRKTEKQYFETQKSWKEEVRSHLKEITQNGTNIHKYEQDLIKRRTAEWRHAQDIRMVYEDKLQKTNQLFFELSECMSQLQEKEKEIAERERKLPGSGYKPNRRFGNTIRKMQHYRRRLNAAPAAIQQQSTTPDPETTPESPVKCMLYAQLDSNCQPKSYLANIIPSSGFGATMPNKNKKVFRHRRNASGSFGAPPKYSPTRDRRYQSEPENRKVQLVERQTQTDAMDVSETDISPSAEAPRSQPIDVPVPNHRQLPLQLQRVQKIAQAQARARSGSTSSAAGAVNPACPSNGNSLSTSELTYQDACSSPDQLIDDVMNSNERLDMTECCSDNENLERLGRKVIEFINENRLSIQSNTNSVSNTDNGNGGASPLELRESGNSPCLSRCSSTHSKRRKHPLGDNPNVSSIGNANGESHEQDSWSDEEGETTDYKYALRRRSIGRQPIARGMRPRRSYKAPLSQKIAIHKRNVVIVSDEEENTSEYSHSPSSQHSTLESNTDIADMKKTQATSTSTNSYSEPDDDSSDSSDEEQGNRPTEAKAEGPALPMGAVRSSDIISIPTFEADGAVNMV